The following are encoded in a window of Xyrauchen texanus isolate HMW12.3.18 chromosome 42, RBS_HiC_50CHRs, whole genome shotgun sequence genomic DNA:
- the LOC127635029 gene encoding phenolphthiocerol/phthiocerol polyketide synthase subunit C-like → MDKMDEDIAIIGIGCNFPGGEGIDNFWKVLVEGRNCVVEIPDERFDTSEWFHPDESEMGKTQTTKAALIDGFNEFDHKFFGISEAEADYMDPQQKLLLQCAYRALEDAGIPLEKVNGTRTGVYIGLMNRDYETLLNNSPSTISHYNGTGTAMSIAANRISYSFNLTGPSFAIDSACSSSLVALHSACQAIRQGDCVMALCGGVSCILEPRVFVALSKAKMISPEGTSKPFCQSADGYGRGEGCGIVLLKPLKKALEDFDHVWGIVSKTAVNQDGHTVTPITKPSMTQQEALLRMIYSSEDYLANVQYIEAHGTGTPAGDPVEAGSISNIISKARPSSSGPLYIGSVKSNIGHTESAAGVAGLIKILLMMQHETIVPSVFYSTDNSSIDTKALNLKIPTRAEKWIYSGSSKKIAGLNSFGFGGTNTHAIIREHVHATVSNIHTLKSLKRFPLSAATAQSLQMCMADTYQRITEGDTVDLQALAYTSACRRSHKRHKFRKVLAASSLSELQVLLKSSMNKMIAPTKQDLKIVFVFCGNGVTYRGMCKQLLKEEPVFRDKVKEVENYFQKFKCASITQKISNTYDNEDFSKPIVVQPLLFAIQVAIAHLLKRWGIRPDVVLGHSVGEVAAAHCSGLLSLEDAVKVIYCRSALQSKVTGGKMLVIGNIAVTDILEILPAYTSKICLAAVNSPMSCVLSGDKEAIDNVHQKLQSSFKSKNLFLHVLDVPAAYHSHMMDPILGQIKDSIGYLTQNEMDCKLYSTVTGEMCRQGDFITGEYWARNIRKPVAFEQAIKSLSNNKKNIVFVEIGPRRALQRNIIEILGNDTTVLPSVQPDKDHETMLTMVSKLFELGVNVNWDEFYKGYENELTPFPRYQFECLKNEVYFEDVRLGNETVSRCPHPLIIPSKCNSKVVKSNLSAGATSYLWEHKNNGVAVAPGALYVELAFASVIETSIPKRPLSSLQLTIDFRSLFVLTKNCRPLKITLERTMDKTNFQIQSSSAVHASGFICHGGGPAIIEQQSILLNTVLRRCPSVIKSQDVYSILNEVGFEYESNFKQLRDIHYGQELMEAVTSVSIPKGLLNHLYDYCLHPVVLDYFLQMSAVLASASSTIRPGFPSAIGSMVISAPPQKDMFMYMRMTKEKSDCFEFCGCFTDKKGHVLIELRDVRIHFLGKHAQIRESCFFHNQVVAVDAESNISSRIKALVFEDTLGIAKGLKPYLHPKSIFVPLPDSTQCSALEVLNLQSLCSTADLDLDEILFIWGIQNVSHFKTEAILDYLADNCELYRQVVLSLRSCRCASSIRVITYRLAEGTVDNISPGFVLSGMTRACAAELSGISFQLIDLSTVSTEDIKALAHVLHSYKSHECPEVFIKKGEVYSNVITQTPITALRRIQAKSKTLQSQEFTLQTADPYRVTGLSALPLDNSVSTIERKSIEVQLSKICVHSSDYFPVSTSDLKFGQTMYWNEHTTQNHSLLALDFSGTVTALGKDVSKLKVGDKVICCYPIRAISKVVIPEAVCYKIKRLEFLRDVPCVSYIFLIWEILQSSLPKTKQQQSLGIFCSVHDSALVKILTLIANTSGWSVFTETDLNVLVQNPKQCLLFVILPPYDPSNLTEIVRVANANQIVLVCGNQEQQYSALDAIQMDSESTCFKTLEISQIFQKSRLKAYGALIQKWLKGMHLHRGWPSIQSRILPIVSPESMSLHSVEHSGCYFSAKTMDLIVLGSDDSKTKISPIPLLPRPMQLFSKAGVYLVSGGLSGLGFETVRFIAHRGGGCIATLSRSTPSEKICENISALQRRYRVTILTLRCDIAVPEQLMEAMTVIGQHFPSCPIRGVFHSAAVLHDGLLESLDRSLFHKVLQPKVSGALNLHFATLQSPTLDYFVCYSSISSFIGNAAQANYAAANSFLDTFCHYRRNNGLAGQSINWGPLKLGLLMDKDNFQKFLETKGLMIMDVSEIHEALEHCLLSNNPQQVVCKFNFMNLKNHVLSQNASLNFRLSALVEEGLKNNTVEDAMTDVRSSVHDCVKGILTEICSVDTDDLSDETVLTALGMDSMLAMTMQNRLFQEIGVNIPLVAILDPCSTLSSLTAFIKQSTSEDCELDVKL, encoded by the exons ATGGACAAAATGGATGAGGATATTGCCATCATTGGAATTGGGTGCAACTTCCCTGGAG GTGAGGGTATCGATAATTTCTGGAAAGTTCTTGTGGAGGGCAGGAACTGTGTTGTTGAGATTCCAGATGAGAGGTTCGACACATCAGAGTGGTTTCACCCCGATGAGAGCGAAATGGGAAAAACGCAGACTACAAAAGCTGCTCTCATTGATGG ATTCAATGAGTTTGATCACAAGTTTTTTGGCATCAGTGAGGCTGAAGCTGATTATATGGACCCTCAGCAGAAATTGCTACTGCAGTGTGCGTACCGGGCTTTAGAGGATGCTGGTATACCCTTGGAAAAAGTGAATGGAACCAGAACAGGAGTTTACATAG GACTTATGAACAGGGACTATGAGACACTTTTAAACAACAGCCCCAGCACAATAAGCCACTATAATGGCACGGGAACTGCCATGAGTATAGCCGCCAACAGAATTTCTTACAGCTTCAACCTCACTGGACCCTCCTTTGCAATCGACAGTGCATGTTCTTCATCCCTAGTCGCCCTTCACTCTGCCTGTCAGGCCATCAGACAAG GTGACTGTGTCATGGCTCTGTGTGGAGGAGTCAGCTGCATCCTTGAGCCTCGAGTCTTTGTGGCACTCAGCAAGGCGAAAATGATCTCGCCTGAGGGCACAAGCAAACCTTTCTGCCAGTCTGCAGATGGATATGGCAGAGGAGAGGGCTGTGGTATAGTCTTACTGAAGCCTTTGAAAAAG GCTCTTGAGGATTTTGATCATGTTTGGGGCATCGTTAGTAAGACTGCAGTAAACCAAGATGGTCACACTGTCACACCAATAACCAAACCCTCCATGACCCAGCAGGAGGCTCTTCTGCGCATGATCTACTCCTCTGAGGATTATCTTGCAAATGTCCAGTATATTGAAGCTCATGGGACTGGAACACCAGCAGGAGATCCAGTTGAGGCAGGTAGTATCTCAAACATAATTTCAAAAGCAAGGCCTTCAAGCTCAGGTCCTCTATATATTGGCTCAGTTAAGAGTAACATTGGACACACAGAATCTGCAGCTGGGGTGGCAGGACTCATAAAGATTCTGTTGATGATGCAGCACGAAACCATCGTCCCCTCTGTGTTCTACTCAACTGACAATTCCAGCATAGACACTAAAGCTCTCAATCTTAAAATCCCCACTAGAGCTGAAAAATGGATTTACTCTGGCTCCAGTAAAAAGATTGCTGGATTAAACAGCTTTGGGTTTGGTGGCACCAACACTCACGCCATCATCAGAGAGCATGTGCATGCGACAGTTTCTAACATCCACACTCTTAAGTCTCTAAAACGTTTTCCACTGTCTGCAGCCACAGCTCAGTCTCTTCAGATGTGTATGGCAGACACGTACCAGAGGATCACTGAAGGTGACACAGTTGATCTACAAGCTCTCGCTTACACATCTGCTTGCAGAAGAAGCCACAAGAGGCACAAATTTAGGAAAGTCTTAGCTGCATCATCTCTGTCCGAGTTGCAAGTGCTACTCAAATCTAGCATGAACAAGATGATAGCCCCAACAAAACAAGACTTGAAGATAGTGTTTGTATTTTGTGGGAATGGCGTCACTTATAGGGGCATGTGTAAGCAGCTACTGAAAGAGGAGCCTGTCTTTAGGGACAAGGTCAAAGAAGTAGAAAACTACTTTCAGAAGTTCAAATGTGCCAGTATTACGCAAAAGATTTCAAACACCTATGACAACGAGGATTTCTCTAAACCAATTGTTGTCCAGCCACTTCTTTTTGCAATTCAGGTTGCGATTGCTCACCTTCTTAAGCGCTGGGGCATCAGACCAGATGTTGTTCTTGGGCACTCTGTGGGTGAGGTTGCAGCAGCTCATTGCTCTGGTCTACTGTCACTTGAGGATGCCGTAAAGGTCATCTACTGCCGCAGTGCTCTGCAAAGCAAAGTGACAGGTGGGAAGATGCTGGTCATTGGTAACATAGCTGTCACAGACATCCTGGAAATTCTCCCAGCATATACAAGTAAGATTTGCCTAGCTGCTGTTAACAGTCCAATGTCATGTGTGCTGTCAGGCGATAAAGAAGCTATTGACAATGTGCATCAAAAGCTTCAGTCTTCATTTAAGAGCAAGAACCTGTTCCTTCATGTCTTGGATGTCCCTGCTGCCTACCACAGCCATATGATGGATCCTATACTGGGCCAAATCAAAGACAGTATTGGATATTTAACTCAGAATGAAATGGATTGCAAACTGTATTCCACAGTTACAGGAGAGATGTGTCGTCAAGGGGACTTTATAACCGGCGAATACTGGGCACGAAACATCCGAAAGCCAGTTGCATTTGAACAAGCAATTAAATCATTGTCCAACAACAAGAAGAACATAGTCTTTGTGGAAATTGGCCCAAGACGGGCTCTGCAGAGGAACATCATTGAGATTCTGGGAAATGACACCACAGTGCTTCCATCAGTGCAACCAGATAAAGATCATGAGACAATGCTGACTATGGTATCAAAACTGTTTGAGCTGGGGGTCAATGTGAACTGGGACGAGTTCTACAAAGGGTATGAAAATGAGCTCACCCCTTTCCCAAGGTATCAATTTGAGTGTCTAAAGAATGAGGTTTATTTTGAGGATGTAAGACTGGGAAATGAGACAGTCTCTCGCTGTCCACATCCACTGATAATTCCAAGTAAATGTAACAGCAAAGTGGTCAAGTCCAACCTATCAGCAGGTGCAACCTCCTACCTTTGGGAGCACAAGAACAATGGTGTAGCAGTCGCACCAGGGGCATTATATGTTGAGCTGGCATTTGCATCTGTAATTGAAACTTCTATTCCAAAAAGGCCTCTTTCCTCATTACAGCTAACAATTGACTTTCGAAGTTTGTTTGTTCTAACTAAGAACTGTCGTCCTCTCAAAATAACACTAGAGAGAACCATGGACAAAACCAATTTTCAGATACAGTCCTCTTCTGCCGTGCATGCATCAGGATTCATTTGTCATGGAGGGGGACCGGCCATCATTGAACAACAATCCATTCTCCTGAACACTGTTTTGAGGAGATGTCCATCAGTCATTAAAAGCCAGGATGTATACAGCATTCTAAATGAGGTAGGATTTGAGTACGAATCCAACTTCAAACAGCTGAGAGACATTCATTATGGGCAGGAATTAATGGAGGCTGTGACCAGTGTCAGTATTCCAAAGGGATTACTAAACCATCTGTATGATTATTGCCTACACCCAGTGGTCCTGGATTACTTCTTACAAATGTCTGCAGTTTTAGCATCAGCCTCTAGCACTATCAGGCCAGGGTTTCCTTCTGCAATTGGTAGTATGGTTATATCTGCACCTCCTCAAAAAGATATGTTCATGTACATGAGAATGACCAAAGAAAAGTCAGATTGCTTTGAGTTTTGTGGTTGTTTCACTGACAAAAAAGGGCATGTGCTGATTGAGCTGAGAGACGTCAGAATACATTTTCTGGGAAAACATGCACAGATCAGAGAATCATGTTTCTTTCACAATCAGGTGGTTGCTGTTGATGCCGAGAGCAATATTTCCAGCAGAATTAAGGCTTTGGTCTTTGAGGACACCCTGGGAATAGCCAAAGGTTTGAAACCATACTTACACCCAAAATCAATATTTGTACCTCTACCTGATTCAACACAATGCTCAGCCTTGGAAGTCCTAAACTTGCAGTCCCTTTGCAGTACAGCAGACTTGGATCTAGATGAGATCTTGTTTATCTGGGGCATTCAGAATGTTAGTCATTTCAAAACGGAGGCAATTCTAGATTATTTGGCAGACAACTGTGAACTTTACCGTCAAGTTGTTCTGTCTTTAAGAAGCTGCAGGTGTGCAAGTTCCATCCGAGTCATAACGTATAGGTTGGCAGAAGGGACAGTTGATAATATTAGTCCTGGATTTGTGCTATCTGGCATGACAAGGGCATGTGCTGCAGAATTGTCAGGCATTTCTTTCCAGTTGATCGATCTTTCCACAGTGTCAACAGAGGACATAAAAGCACTGGCTCATGTTCTTCACTCATACAAGAGCCATGAGTGCCCAGAGGTCTTCATTAAAAAAGGTGAAGTTTACTCTAATGTGATAACTCAGACTCCCATTACCGCATTAAGGAGAATACAGGCTAAATCTAAAACCCTTCAATCACAAGAGTTCACTTTACAGACGGCCGATCCCTACAGAGTGACAGGCTTATCAGCTTTGCCTTTAGACAATTCAGTCAGCACTATTGAGAGGAAAAGCATTGAGGTTCAACTCAGTAAAATATGTGTGCATTCATCAGACTATTTTCCAGTTAGTACTTCAGATCTAAAATTTGGTCAGACAATGTACTGGAATGAGCACACAACTCAGAACCACAGTCTCCTAGCACTCGATTTTAGCGGGACTGTTACGGCTTTAGGAAAGGATGTCAGCAAACTTAAAGTGGGTGACAAGGTTATCTGTTGTTACCCCATACGAGCAATTTCTAAAGTTGTCATACCGGAAGCAGTTtgctataaaataaaaagacttgaatttCTAAGGGACGTTCCATGTGTTTCTTACATTTTCCTGATCTGGGAGATCTTGCAAAGTTCTTTACCCAAGACCAAACAACAGCAAAGTTTAGGCATCTTCTGCAGTGTTCATGATTCAGCTCTGGTTAAGATACTGACACTCATTGCAAATACATCTGGCTGGAGTGTTTTCACAGAGACTGATCTAAATGTATTAGTCCAAAATCCAAAGCAGTGTCTTCTTTTTGTCATTCTCCCCCCATATGACCCCTCGAATTTGACAGAGATTGTCCGTGTTGCCAATGCAAATCAAATTGTCTTAGTATGTGGCAATCAGGAGCAACAGTATTCTGCATTAGATGCCATTCAGATGGACAGTGAGAGTACTTGCTTCAAGACTCTTGAGATTTCCCAAATCTTCCAGAAATCACGTCTTAAGGCATATGGAGCTCTTATACAGAAATGGCTAAAAGGAATGCACTTGCATAGAGGATGGCCATCGATACAAAGCAGAATTCTTCCAATCGTATCCCCTGAAAGTATGTCTCTACATTCTGTAGAGCATTCTGGTTGCTACTTCAGTGCAAAAACTATGGACTTGATAGTTCTTGGTAGTGATGACTCAAAGACCAAGATATCACCCATTCCCTTGCTTCCAAGACCAATGCAGTTGTTCTCAAAAGCAGGTGTATACTTGGTTTCAGGTGGCCTTTCTGGTTTGGGATTTGAAACTGTTAGGTTTATTGCCCACAGGGGTGGTGGGTGCATTGCCACTCTCTCGAGGAGTACTCCATCTGAGAAGATATGTGAAAATATAAGTGCTCTGCAGAGGAGATACAGAGTAACAATTCTCACGCTTAGGTGTGACATCGCTGTGCCAGAGCAGTTGATGGAAGCAATGACAGTGATTGGACAACATTTtccctcttgtccaatcagaggGGTGTTCCACAGTGCTGCTGTGCTACATGATGGATTACTCGAAAGCCTTGATAGGTCTCTTTTCCATAAAGTACTGCAACCTAAAGTCAGTGGTGCTCTGAATCTTCACTTCGCCACCCTACAAAGCCCAACTCTCGATTACTTTGTGTGCTATTCTTCAATCTCTTCCTTCATAGGAAATGCAGCACAAGCCAATTATGCAGCAGCTAATTCATTTCTTGACACTTTTTGTCACTACCGCCGTAACAATGGACTTGCAGGACAGTCCATAAATTGGGGGCCACTTAAACTGGGCCTGCTTATGGACAAAGACAATTTTCAAAAATTCCTTGAAACGAAAGGACTAATGATAATGGATGTGTCAGAGATCCATGAAGCTTTAGAGCACTGCCTACTGTCTAACAATCCCCAACAGGTGGTTTGCAAATTCAATTTTATGAACCTAAAGAACCACGTTCTCTCTCAGAATGCATCTTTAAACTTTCGCCTATCAGCTTTAGTGGAGGAGGGTCTGAAAAACAATACTGTGGAGGACGCCATGACAGATGTTCGGTCATCAGTGCATGATTGTGTTAAAGGGATTCTGACCGAAATTTGCAGTGTAGATACTGATGATCTTAGTGATGAAACTGTCCTCACTGCACTAGGAATGGACTCAATGTTGGCCATGACGATGCAAAATCGCTTGTTTCAAGAGATAGGAGTGAATATCCCTCTTGTTGCTATACTTGATCCATGCAGTACACTGTCCTCACTGACTGCATTCATAAAACAGAGTACTAGTGAGGATTGTGAGCTAGATGTGAAACTATAA
- the LOC127634854 gene encoding eukaryotic translation initiation factor 1b-like encodes MSDIQNLQSFDPFADATKGDDLLPAGTEDKIHIRIQQRNGRKTLTTVQGIADDYDKKKLVKAFKKKFACNGTVIEHPEYGEVIQLQGDQRKNICQFLLEINIVKEEQLKVHGF; translated from the exons ATGTCCGATATACAGAACCTCCAGTCTTTCG ATCCCTTTGCTGATGCAACTAAGGGTGATGACTTGCTCCCGGCTGGGACAGAGGATAAAATCCATATAAGGATACAGCAGCGGAACGGCCGCAAAACACTGACCACTGTGCAGGGAATAGCAGATGATTATGATAAGAAGAAGCTGGTGAAAGCTTTCAAAAAG AAATTTGCCTGCAATGGTACAGTGATTGAGCATCCAGAGTATGGAGAGGTGATTCAGTTACAGGGTGACCAGAGGAAGAACATCTGCCAGTTTCTGTTAGAG ATCAACATCGTAAAGGAGGAACAGTTAAAGGTTCACGGTTTTTAA